Proteins from a genomic interval of Chitinophagales bacterium:
- a CDS encoding sigma-70 family RNA polymerase sigma factor, which produces MEEVIVNSTESNTLSANKMLEDENTLYRDDAAIPEVSATNPEVESTAIHPTMTINGLIQDARTSELISGATIYLKSDRTNSTFSNDEGRFTLDISIEDIEDIIGESKEDTLVITNAGYQKFSLKITIGEDSDRHIKIKKKVEKTDRALKDHELVNLALGGDQRAYGKLMGRYRDSIYFMIQKMVNNKDDAEDLTIEAFGKAFNNLQKYSPDYAFSTWLYRIAINNCIDFIRKKRLETFSLDEPMDSDGEDGSGATRDVQSSVLDPEEEIIKKQRILLMRNVIEKLNSKYRRLIELRYLKELSYQEISETLNLPLGTVKAQLFRAKELLHNILQNSKERY; this is translated from the coding sequence ATGGAAGAAGTAATTGTAAATTCAACCGAATCAAATACACTATCTGCTAATAAAATGTTAGAAGACGAAAACACGCTTTATAGGGATGATGCTGCAATACCAGAAGTTTCAGCCACAAACCCCGAAGTGGAATCTACTGCTATTCACCCTACTATGACTATTAATGGTTTAATACAAGATGCACGTACGAGCGAATTAATTTCGGGTGCAACCATCTACCTTAAATCTGATAGGACTAACAGTACTTTTTCCAATGATGAAGGACGTTTCACCCTAGATATTTCTATCGAAGATATAGAAGATATTATTGGAGAATCGAAGGAAGACACGTTGGTCATTACCAATGCAGGATACCAAAAATTTTCTCTCAAAATAACCATTGGTGAGGACTCCGACCGCCACATCAAAATCAAGAAAAAGGTCGAAAAAACAGATCGTGCGCTCAAAGACCACGAACTTGTAAACTTGGCTTTAGGAGGAGATCAACGAGCTTATGGTAAACTGATGGGGCGGTATCGTGACTCTATCTATTTTATGATCCAAAAAATGGTCAATAATAAAGACGATGCCGAGGATTTGACCATCGAAGCATTTGGAAAAGCGTTTAATAATCTCCAAAAATACAGTCCTGATTATGCATTCAGTACGTGGTTGTACCGAATTGCCATCAACAACTGTATTGATTTTATTCGTAAAAAACGCTTAGAAACGTTCTCTTTAGATGAACCTATGGATAGTGACGGAGAAGATGGTAGTGGTGCAACCAGAGATGTTCAATCTTCGGTATTGGATCCAGAAGAGGAAATCATCAAAAAACAGCGTATTTTATTGATGCGAAATGTCATAGAAAAACTGAACAGCAAATACCGTCGTTTGATTGAGTTGCGCTATTTGAAGGAGCTTTCCTACCAAGAGATTTCAGAAACACTGAATCTGCCTTTAGGCACGGTCAAAGCCCAGCTTTTTAGAGCGAAAGAATTGTTGCACAATATTTTGCAGAATTCTAAGGAACGGTATTAA
- a CDS encoding murein L,D-transpeptidase catalytic domain family protein, with protein sequence MSYSNSLKGFLGFSVFFLSILFATFSSTSANTNSSTAASYQFDEYSKCLYNDCQLSQKQLKYDVFKHALVGYYNMIEKGQILANKSTLSIVDFSKPSYQKRLYVIDIKIRKVLHYTYVAHGKNTGLISADKFSNTQQSLQSSLGFYKTAETYEGKHGYSLRLDGLESGFNSNARSRAVVMHGADYVSSDFVQQHGRLGRSWGCPAVSRAESKPIINTIKGGNCLFIYKNQSTYLQKSRLLNEYIAASFFVKNKYLFA encoded by the coding sequence ATGAGCTATTCAAACAGCCTCAAAGGGTTTTTAGGTTTCTCTGTTTTTTTTCTTTCTATTCTTTTTGCTACATTTTCATCCACTTCTGCCAACACCAATAGTAGCACTGCGGCCAGTTATCAATTTGATGAATACAGTAAATGTCTGTACAACGATTGTCAGTTATCACAAAAACAACTGAAATATGATGTGTTCAAACATGCTTTGGTAGGTTATTACAATATGATTGAAAAAGGACAAATTCTTGCCAATAAATCTACTTTGTCCATTGTTGATTTTTCGAAACCATCTTACCAAAAACGCTTGTATGTCATAGACATCAAAATACGAAAAGTACTGCATTATACCTATGTCGCTCACGGTAAAAACACAGGTTTAATCTCAGCAGATAAATTCTCCAATACACAACAATCTCTTCAAAGCAGTTTGGGTTTCTATAAAACGGCTGAGACATATGAAGGAAAGCATGGTTATTCTCTGCGTCTAGACGGATTGGAAAGCGGCTTCAATAGCAATGCCCGTTCACGAGCAGTAGTGATGCACGGAGCAGATTATGTATCTAGTGATTTTGTCCAACAACATGGTAGATTGGGTAGAAGTTGGGGGTGTCCTGCTGTTTCTCGTGCCGAATCCAAACCCATTATCAATACAATCAAAGGAGGAAATTGCTTGTTTATATACAAGAACCAAAGCACCTACCTCCAAAAATCTCGCCTATTGAATGAATACATTGCAGCAAGTTTCTTTGTCAAGAATAAATATTTATTTGCATAG
- a CDS encoding dynamin family protein: protein MTKNSLINKHYDHYKTVMDDIFQDLHHLTLNVKHETLSSTVDNIRARLNEPFLFVIVGEVKVGKSSFINALLQTGKEVAKVAPDPCTDVIQQIVYSETESVIPINEYLKKITVPAEILKEIAIVDTPGTNTIMEHHQEITEKFIPVSDLIIFVFEAKNPYRQSAWQLLDYVNREWRKKVIFVLQQSDLIEPENLEINLRGVTEQAKKKGIPEPKVFAVSAKRELDGDTENSGFEAIRDFVNSTVTGGNNVRLKVESLLSTSKNIMDTIQTGLNARQKQLNIDQDFRSRVDSLLDNSEQKSSRQVNSIVDDLLREYDKITTDIQRDFEGGLGVFTLVKKSFLSIFSSGQSLEDWLETITARFQKDLKPALEKKMRDGVKNMAESIKQMAEIIDIEIRKSKDNLQPNAQLFGDIANKRQEKLENLQTNVEDLIAETENFINKDMLQKGSALIPNMATGGGLMVVGGILMSVTSAIAVDVTGGILTALGLGIASVYTMSQRNKIVDEFEEEIEKGRQKLKEEVTNRLLDYVREIRTKVDNNFLEFDSYISDERSNVKSFLEQYQRISEKFEQLKKDFEIG from the coding sequence ATGACGAAAAACAGTTTAATCAATAAACATTACGACCACTACAAAACCGTGATGGATGATATCTTTCAAGATTTGCATCACCTAACGCTTAATGTCAAACACGAAACACTTTCTAGTACAGTGGATAATATTCGTGCGAGGTTAAACGAACCTTTTTTGTTTGTTATTGTCGGTGAAGTAAAAGTTGGTAAAAGTAGTTTTATCAATGCCTTGTTACAGACAGGCAAGGAGGTTGCCAAAGTTGCGCCTGATCCTTGTACCGACGTTATCCAACAAATCGTTTATTCTGAAACTGAATCGGTTATCCCAATCAATGAATATTTGAAGAAAATAACTGTTCCCGCCGAAATCCTCAAAGAGATAGCGATTGTCGACACCCCTGGCACCAACACTATTATGGAGCATCACCAGGAGATTACCGAGAAATTCATTCCTGTTAGCGACCTGATTATCTTCGTATTTGAAGCCAAAAACCCCTATCGTCAATCTGCTTGGCAGTTGTTGGACTATGTGAATAGGGAGTGGCGAAAAAAGGTTATTTTTGTATTGCAGCAGTCAGATTTAATTGAACCCGAAAATTTGGAAATCAATCTTAGGGGCGTGACCGAACAAGCCAAGAAAAAAGGCATTCCTGAACCCAAGGTTTTTGCAGTTTCTGCAAAGAGAGAACTAGACGGCGATACCGAGAATAGTGGTTTTGAAGCGATTCGAGATTTTGTAAACAGTACAGTTACAGGCGGCAATAATGTGCGATTGAAGGTAGAAAGTTTGTTGTCGACTTCCAAAAATATTATGGATACGATTCAGACTGGATTGAATGCTCGCCAAAAACAATTGAACATTGACCAAGATTTTCGCAGCCGAGTAGATTCATTGCTTGATAATTCTGAACAAAAATCTTCAAGACAAGTAAACAGCATTGTGGATGATTTGCTGAGAGAATACGACAAAATTACTACTGATATTCAGCGTGATTTTGAAGGAGGTTTGGGGGTTTTTACTTTGGTCAAAAAGTCGTTTTTGTCCATTTTTAGCAGTGGTCAAAGTCTGGAAGATTGGCTCGAAACCATTACCGCTCGTTTCCAAAAAGATCTCAAACCTGCATTGGAGAAAAAAATGCGAGATGGGGTGAAAAACATGGCGGAAAGCATCAAACAGATGGCAGAAATCATTGATATTGAAATTCGTAAGAGCAAAGACAATCTGCAACCAAACGCCCAACTGTTTGGAGATATTGCCAACAAACGACAAGAGAAACTCGAAAATCTGCAAACCAACGTGGAGGATCTTATAGCCGAAACCGAAAATTTTATTAATAAAGATATGCTGCAAAAAGGTTCGGCACTCATTCCTAATATGGCAACAGGCGGTGGACTAATGGTCGTTGGGGGAATTTTGATGAGTGTGACGAGTGCTATTGCAGTGGATGTGACGGGCGGAATTTTGACCGCTTTGGGCTTGGGTATTGCAAGTGTTTACACCATGTCGCAGCGCAATAAAATTGTGGATGAGTTTGAAGAAGAAATCGAAAAGGGGCGGCAGAAATTGAAGGAGGAAGTCACGAATAGGTTATTGGATTATGTAAGAGAAATACGCACCAAAGTCGACAACAATTTCTTAGAATTTGATTCTTATATTAGTGATGAACGCAGCAATGTTAAATCTTTTCTTGAACAGTATCAACGCATTAGTGAAAAGTTTGAGCAATTGAAGAAGGATTTTGAAATTGGATGA
- the tsaE gene encoding tRNA (adenosine(37)-N6)-threonylcarbamoyltransferase complex ATPase subunit type 1 TsaE: MKKIEVTHINDLKEAVDSLLAYAADEKVFAFYGEMGAGKTTFVQQICKQLQSKDAVSSPTYALVNEYTLPDGNPVFHLDLYRLKDLEEAYDIGIEEYLYSGHYCLIEWPQIIEPLLEGYIKVNIGLTANKHRLITINKI; encoded by the coding sequence ATGAAAAAAATTGAAGTAACACATATCAACGACTTGAAGGAAGCGGTAGATAGTTTGTTGGCTTATGCAGCAGATGAGAAAGTCTTCGCTTTTTATGGAGAAATGGGGGCAGGCAAAACTACTTTTGTTCAACAAATCTGCAAACAACTGCAATCCAAAGATGCAGTAAGTAGCCCCACTTATGCACTCGTCAATGAATACACTTTGCCAGACGGCAATCCTGTTTTTCACCTCGACTTGTACCGCCTCAAAGATTTAGAGGAAGCCTATGATATTGGCATTGAAGAGTATTTGTATAGTGGGCATTATTGTTTGATAGAATGGCCTCAAATCATTGAACCACTATTGGAAGGGTATATAAAAGTAAACATTGGCTTGACGGCAAATAAACACCGCTTGATAACCATCAATAAAATATAA
- a CDS encoding alanine dehydrogenase produces MSTKTLYQNPTMAEISLSTQEKLAENPSKQQKLYIGVPKESSFQESRVPLTPESVLVLTNNGHRVVVESEAGLEANFSDHQYSEAGAEITSDTQRVFRADTIVKIAPPTLAELDMMKSHQTIFSPLHLPTLSIEYFQKLISKKITALAYEYIKDEDGNFPMVRAVSEIAGSVSILIAAEYLSNTREGQGVLLGGVAGVPPTKVVILGGGVVGEFATRTALGLGAEVRVFDNNVYKLMRLRNNVNVMVYTSVLNPETLQKELCEADVVIGAIHSESGRTPCVVSEEMVSRMKAGSVIIDISIDQGGCFATSKVTNHTHPTFKKYDVIHYCVPNIASRVAKTASSAVSHVLTPILLRAHKFGGLDKFLMQSTGTRNGVYIYKGCLTNQHISHRFNLKYTDIDLLMTASS; encoded by the coding sequence ATGAGTACCAAAACACTATACCAAAATCCTACAATGGCTGAAATCAGCCTTTCGACACAAGAGAAGTTGGCAGAAAATCCCTCCAAACAGCAAAAATTGTACATTGGTGTGCCAAAGGAATCTTCTTTCCAGGAAAGTCGTGTACCGTTGACTCCCGAATCTGTTTTGGTATTGACCAACAATGGTCATCGAGTTGTGGTGGAATCGGAAGCTGGTTTGGAAGCCAACTTTTCTGATCACCAATACTCCGAAGCAGGTGCTGAAATCACATCAGACACACAGAGGGTTTTCAGAGCCGATACTATTGTAAAAATCGCTCCTCCTACTTTGGCGGAATTGGACATGATGAAAAGCCATCAAACCATTTTTTCCCCTCTGCATTTACCTACTTTGAGCATAGAATATTTCCAGAAATTGATTAGCAAAAAGATTACGGCTCTTGCCTATGAATACATCAAGGATGAAGATGGCAATTTTCCGATGGTACGTGCAGTGAGCGAAATTGCAGGGAGTGTATCCATTTTGATTGCAGCAGAATATCTTTCCAATACACGAGAGGGACAAGGTGTACTTTTGGGTGGTGTAGCGGGAGTGCCACCGACCAAAGTAGTGATTTTAGGAGGTGGTGTTGTGGGTGAATTTGCCACACGAACAGCCTTGGGTTTAGGTGCAGAAGTGCGGGTGTTTGACAACAATGTGTACAAACTCATGCGCCTACGCAACAATGTGAATGTGATGGTTTACACTTCGGTCTTGAATCCCGAAACGCTTCAAAAAGAACTGTGTGAGGCAGATGTGGTCATCGGTGCGATTCATTCAGAGTCAGGGAGAACGCCTTGTGTAGTATCAGAGGAAATGGTATCTAGGATGAAGGCGGGATCGGTGATTATTGACATCAGCATTGACCAAGGTGGTTGTTTTGCCACTTCAAAGGTGACGAACCATACCCATCCTACTTTCAAAAAATACGATGTAATTCATTATTGTGTTCCTAATATTGCTTCAAGAGTGGCAAAAACAGCCTCCTCTGCTGTCAGTCATGTATTGACTCCTATTTTGCTGAGAGCGCACAAGTTTGGTGGATTAGACAAGTTTTTAATGCAAAGCACGGGGACTCGCAATGGAGTCTATATCTACAAAGGCTGTCTGACCAATCAACACATCAGTCACCGCTTCAATTTGAAATATACGGATATTGATTTGTTGATGACAGCGAGTAGCTAA
- a CDS encoding HD domain-containing protein, with protein sequence MSLNFSLFITALDFAAEKHRLQRRKGKNDIPYINHPIKVAKVLSEVGLVNDTNVLMAALLHDTIEDTEATAEELDFLFGKQVTAIVLEVTDDKSMEWQQRKNHQIVKAPNLSKEAKLVKLADKICNITDVVNEPPDWLVERKRKYLVWAKKVVDALGGNVNKNLEERFDEQYRMGMEVLR encoded by the coding sequence ATGAGTTTAAACTTTTCTTTGTTTATCACTGCTTTAGATTTTGCAGCCGAAAAACACCGACTTCAAAGACGTAAGGGTAAAAACGATATTCCTTATATTAATCACCCCATCAAAGTTGCCAAAGTGTTGAGTGAAGTGGGTTTGGTGAATGATACGAATGTGTTGATGGCGGCACTGCTACATGATACGATTGAAGATACGGAAGCTACGGCGGAGGAACTGGATTTTTTGTTTGGAAAACAGGTTACTGCCATTGTATTGGAAGTGACGGATGACAAAAGTATGGAGTGGCAGCAGCGTAAAAATCACCAAATCGTGAAAGCACCGAATTTGTCGAAAGAGGCAAAACTGGTGAAATTGGCAGACAAAATTTGCAATATTACTGATGTGGTCAATGAACCGCCTGATTGGCTCGTTGAACGCAAACGAAAGTATTTGGTTTGGGCCAAAAAAGTGGTGGATGCTTTAGGAGGTAATGTCAACAAAAACTTGGAGGAGCGGTTTGATGAGCAGTATCGTATGGGTATGGAGGTGTTGAGGTGA
- a CDS encoding LysM peptidoglycan-binding domain-containing protein: MIHIVQAGDTLYQLSQKYSVTIDSLKNINNLYYDGLWIGQRLTIPLSANSSNSNASTTTSQLKVYTVQKGDSLYKIALKFEVSIDELKRINNLTSNLLNIGQQLKVPDANAASNTDSNSNSNQGNNSDNTTNWSLYTVKSGDSLYKIATEYNVTVDYIIQVNQLYSNNLYIGQQLKLPSKNNTGNTSTPDNQEVNTVIYTVKSGDSLYSIAANYKTTVDAIRLLNRLTSNALSIGQKLKISTSQQSGNTNSSTDSNTNSNTDISDKEPNVPNTDVEYEYYQVQSGDSLWSIAQLFSVSVAEIADLNNLTNNSLTIGQLLKIRPKNTSTPVIEEEVGLNFQYKFSIQDSVGACDQNYASDVRKVQERLLQLGFLSQTDFEAEQSPFSTMMISRWQLTQTIEAIKVFQKEVMQTVNQDGCILPEHESLMFLNTAVAPLSASQLQQIQAAYQIFNFKATNGKSLMGNLQKAVGATNYGNLKEDVINVQQRLVELTNLSQWHGETPKTTQVAPSALNHTITALKRFQTDRVAYWRGKTASLGATAQSYQYGIAAPNDLTHHLLQHYTDYTLTFPLPNNPAQRESAEFHDFVKTSFTADITGISYVGKAKTADISLWEYRQLGLDNLQARALQYVSQHEGNFDAINSYDKALFSWGFIQFAGGTGGLVSMLAMMKHLQPNTFKTYFQDFGIDVEYSIHTVRKDIREANLVIFDRFSGKLYRGIPAQQYLKDNKILFGIFIRAGYDKNVQLAQIRAAKDKYVDPAINIKLDIRVPVVQKLASNKTTVTNTYISTSATNYKTVAEYRTLKSQGRIRESVIDFGGMPISKIIRSEMGITVLIDLTVNQWIHSTRDLFMEAIYKIAMQDHLSTLNKILTVNELKVLKEMETKAEPKLFYRIQNIRLNSSLSSAK; this comes from the coding sequence ATGATACACATCGTACAAGCGGGAGACACGCTTTACCAATTGTCTCAAAAATATAGCGTTACGATAGACAGCCTCAAAAATATTAACAATCTTTACTATGACGGTCTTTGGATTGGTCAAAGGCTGACCATACCCCTTAGCGCCAATAGTAGCAATTCCAATGCTTCCACAACGACCAGCCAGCTAAAGGTTTATACTGTCCAGAAAGGTGATTCACTGTATAAAATTGCGCTGAAATTTGAGGTAAGCATCGACGAACTCAAAAGAATCAACAATTTAACCAGCAACCTCCTCAATATCGGACAACAACTGAAAGTTCCAGATGCCAATGCTGCTTCTAATACAGATTCCAACTCCAATTCAAATCAAGGAAATAATTCCGATAATACTACCAATTGGTCTCTTTACACTGTCAAATCGGGTGATTCACTATATAAAATAGCCACAGAATACAATGTAACTGTTGACTACATTATTCAAGTCAATCAACTCTACTCCAACAACTTGTATATAGGTCAGCAGTTGAAACTTCCCAGTAAAAACAACACTGGCAATACTTCAACACCTGACAATCAAGAAGTCAATACCGTCATTTACACCGTCAAGTCGGGTGATTCTCTTTACAGCATTGCAGCCAACTATAAGACCACCGTTGATGCCATCAGACTACTCAATAGACTGACCAGCAATGCACTCAGCATTGGGCAGAAATTAAAAATCAGTACCAGCCAACAAAGTGGCAATACAAACTCAAGCACAGATTCAAATACAAATTCAAACACAGACATCTCAGATAAAGAACCCAATGTTCCAAATACCGATGTCGAATACGAATACTATCAAGTGCAATCAGGTGATTCACTTTGGAGTATCGCCCAACTATTTAGTGTCAGTGTTGCAGAAATAGCCGACCTCAATAACCTAACCAACAATAGTTTAACCATTGGACAACTGCTAAAGATTCGACCCAAAAACACTTCTACTCCGGTTATTGAAGAAGAAGTTGGGCTAAACTTTCAATACAAATTTTCCATCCAAGACAGCGTTGGGGCTTGCGACCAAAATTATGCCTCCGATGTTCGAAAAGTACAAGAGCGTTTGCTACAATTGGGCTTTTTATCGCAGACAGATTTTGAAGCTGAACAATCACCTTTCAGTACAATGATGATCAGTCGTTGGCAACTCACACAAACCATTGAAGCCATCAAAGTTTTTCAGAAAGAAGTCATGCAAACCGTCAATCAGGACGGCTGCATTCTCCCTGAACACGAAAGTTTGATGTTTTTGAATACGGCAGTTGCTCCACTTTCTGCTAGTCAATTGCAGCAAATTCAAGCGGCTTATCAAATTTTTAACTTCAAAGCTACCAATGGCAAATCTTTGATGGGCAACCTTCAAAAGGCTGTTGGAGCGACCAATTATGGTAACTTGAAGGAAGATGTCATCAATGTCCAACAGCGTTTGGTAGAATTGACCAACCTTTCTCAATGGCATGGCGAAACGCCCAAAACAACGCAAGTAGCTCCTTCTGCTCTAAACCATACGATTACTGCTCTAAAGCGTTTTCAAACAGACCGTGTGGCATATTGGCGTGGTAAAACTGCTTCTCTGGGTGCTACGGCGCAAAGTTATCAATACGGTATTGCAGCTCCCAATGATTTGACCCATCACCTACTGCAACATTATACCGATTACACCCTCACGTTTCCGCTTCCGAATAATCCTGCACAAAGAGAATCGGCCGAATTTCATGACTTTGTGAAAACAAGTTTTACTGCAGACATAACAGGAATTTCTTATGTAGGAAAAGCAAAAACAGCAGATATAAGTCTGTGGGAATATCGGCAATTGGGATTGGACAATTTGCAAGCAAGGGCTTTGCAATATGTATCTCAACATGAGGGTAATTTTGATGCCATCAATAGCTATGATAAAGCCTTGTTTTCGTGGGGTTTCATTCAGTTTGCAGGTGGTACTGGAGGATTGGTGAGTATGTTGGCGATGATGAAACATCTGCAACCCAATACCTTCAAAACCTATTTTCAAGATTTCGGTATTGATGTGGAGTACAGTATTCACACTGTCCGCAAAGACATCAGAGAGGCCAACTTGGTGATTTTTGACCGCTTTTCGGGTAAACTGTACAGGGGTATTCCTGCCCAACAGTATTTGAAAGACAACAAGATATTGTTTGGTATTTTTATTCGGGCGGGGTATGATAAAAACGTACAATTAGCGCAGATTCGTGCTGCAAAGGACAAGTATGTCGACCCTGCTATCAACATCAAACTAGATATTCGTGTGCCTGTGGTGCAAAAATTGGCGAGCAACAAAACAACGGTTACAAATACCTATATCAGCACTTCTGCCACCAATTACAAAACGGTTGCGGAATACCGCACGCTCAAATCACAGGGGCGTATTCGGGAATCGGTAATCGACTTTGGCGGAATGCCGATTTCCAAGATTATTCGCTCCGAAATGGGCATTACAGTTTTGATTGATTTGACAGTGAACCAATGGATTCACAGTACCCGTGATTTGTTTATGGAGGCTATTTATAAAATTGCCATGCAAGACCACCTTTCTACACTCAACAAAATACTGACAGTAAATGAATTGAAGGTATTGAAGGAAATGGAAACAAAGGCAGAACCGAAACTGTTTTATCGCATTCAGAATATTCGGTTGAATAGTAGCTTGAGTTCGGCGAAGTGA
- a CDS encoding CYTH domain-containing protein yields MEIERKFLVQNLPIDCLQSAPIPIEQGYLSIEENGNAVRLRRMGKQFFLTVKSSGTLVREERETQISEVQFEDLWESTRRRRVVKKRYVVPFQNLQIEVDVFEGKLQGLILAEVEFESVETAMAFQKLEWMDIEVTENPNFNNRQLQNFDSLEEVLCWL; encoded by the coding sequence ATGGAAATCGAACGCAAATTTTTAGTCCAAAACCTTCCTATTGATTGCCTTCAATCTGCTCCAATTCCTATTGAACAAGGATATCTTTCGATTGAAGAAAACGGCAATGCGGTGAGATTGAGGCGAATGGGCAAGCAGTTTTTTTTGACCGTCAAATCGAGTGGTACGCTTGTAAGAGAAGAACGAGAAACGCAAATTTCTGAAGTACAATTTGAAGATCTTTGGGAAAGTACGAGAAGGAGAAGGGTAGTGAAAAAACGGTACGTTGTTCCTTTCCAGAATTTGCAGATTGAAGTGGATGTATTTGAAGGAAAACTGCAAGGTTTGATTTTGGCAGAGGTTGAATTTGAGTCAGTTGAAACTGCAATGGCTTTTCAGAAATTGGAATGGATGGACATTGAAGTGACCGAAAATCCAAACTTCAACAATCGGCAATTGCAGAATTTTGATAGTTTGGAAGAGGTTTTGTGTTGGCTGTAG
- a CDS encoding glucosaminidase domain-containing protein, translating into MQALFFNTFVLWCLLSTQELFAHNLIWIDPISNEAAQQYVLDYKDIAVRDMHRTGIPASIKLAQAMFESNFGRSDLAIRGNNHFGIKCYKVWKGEKLYYDDDKPNECFRQYTWVDDSYKDHSRIITSKKRYEFLFELASIDYEGWANGLQKAGYASDPQYAQKLIWMIEKHDLHQYDFEEDPFSDDTSIIAANTDEILDEEEDITTTRQPDLPLAYTKKFGDIQKTVPQKLQIYQTNYHQLFSPSAPAMPKAHLLNSSFPLISIPSMVRVDDIQEQENIEEQTYIISSTDKRIPINLTTLPYQSYNEKVIVYKEKTFSSLSFKKRTLPSITPHIEKEILSAPPQLQTSTSIVNITTTSISNKKPSISTKKRLLPTYHFTLKMEEETVLEPIVAPFSAKAVEVTLANPSATKESDAVLISPIEVVYLNKLKMVQYEKTVSLKEIAQSYQITLVDLMAYNDVTDSTLVFSSQIPIFLEAKKSKSANNSEKEHIVEEGETMWEIAQQYGIQLEELLARNYLKQNEEPLTGEILLLRSQAPYPPKIKREKPKANVSEELMEATLKEIKKNQILN; encoded by the coding sequence ATGCAAGCCTTGTTTTTCAACACTTTCGTGTTATGGTGTCTATTGAGCACTCAAGAGTTATTTGCCCACAATTTGATATGGATAGATCCTATTTCTAATGAAGCTGCTCAACAATATGTCCTTGATTACAAAGACATTGCGGTAAGAGATATGCACAGAACAGGTATCCCTGCAAGTATCAAACTCGCACAAGCCATGTTTGAATCCAATTTCGGACGGAGTGATTTAGCGATTCGTGGCAACAACCATTTCGGTATCAAATGTTATAAGGTTTGGAAAGGTGAAAAACTATACTACGATGATGACAAACCCAATGAATGTTTTCGGCAATATACATGGGTTGACGATTCCTACAAAGACCATTCACGTATCATCACCAGCAAAAAACGTTATGAATTTCTTTTTGAATTGGCCTCCATAGATTACGAGGGGTGGGCAAATGGTTTGCAGAAAGCAGGATATGCCAGTGATCCACAATACGCCCAAAAGTTGATTTGGATGATTGAAAAACACGACCTTCATCAATACGATTTTGAAGAAGATCCTTTCTCTGATGACACCTCCATTATTGCAGCGAATACAGATGAAATACTTGACGAGGAAGAAGATATAACCACTACACGACAGCCAGATTTACCTTTGGCTTACACCAAAAAATTCGGCGACATTCAAAAAACCGTTCCTCAAAAATTGCAGATTTATCAAACAAATTACCACCAATTGTTCTCCCCTTCTGCTCCTGCAATGCCTAAAGCACACTTATTAAATTCATCATTCCCGCTTATAAGTATCCCTTCAATGGTTAGAGTCGATGATATACAGGAACAAGAAAACATAGAAGAACAAACATATATTATTTCTTCAACTGATAAACGGATACCCATCAATCTAACCACATTGCCATATCAGTCTTACAATGAAAAGGTTATAGTGTATAAGGAAAAAACATTCTCCTCTCTTTCTTTCAAAAAAAGAACATTACCGAGCATTACGCCACATATCGAAAAAGAAATTTTGAGCGCTCCTCCACAATTGCAGACTTCAACTTCAATAGTAAATATCACAACAACTTCAATTTCAAATAAAAAGCCAAGCATTTCAACCAAAAAACGCTTGCTTCCTACTTATCATTTCACCTTGAAAATGGAAGAAGAAACCGTATTAGAGCCAATAGTTGCTCCCTTTTCTGCCAAAGCTGTTGAAGTCACCCTTGCCAATCCTTCTGCAACAAAAGAATCGGATGCCGTGCTAATTTCACCAATAGAGGTGGTTTACTTGAATAAATTGAAGATGGTGCAATACGAAAAAACAGTGAGTTTGAAGGAAATCGCCCAATCTTACCAAATCACCCTAGTTGATTTGATGGCTTACAACGATGTGACCGATAGTACTCTAGTATTTTCCAGTCAAATTCCCATCTTTTTGGAAGCTAAAAAAAGTAAATCTGCTAACAACAGCGAAAAAGAACACATTGTGGAAGAAGGTGAAACAATGTGGGAAATAGCACAACAATATGGTATTCAATTGGAAGAATTATTGGCTCGCAACTATTTGAAGCAAAATGAGGAGCCTCTAACTGGTGAAATCCTATTGTTGCGTTCACAAGCTCCTTATCCTCCAAAAATCAAACGTGAAAAACCAAAAGCAAATGTAAGTGAAGAATTAATGGAGGCAACTTTGAAGGAGATTAAAAAAAATCAAATTCTTAATTAA